In Caldisphaera lagunensis DSM 15908, a single genomic region encodes these proteins:
- a CDS encoding sugar kinase — MPEKVFVETGSRLHAGFYYAGNEWNVKWGSAGFYIKDPSFIAEFSYGQNEFIGPDFIKKKVERISELLKINNYRVKVLSYIPEHIGLGSGTQIELAIINAFKKLFNLNVNINEIINEMNIAKYSGTGYLLFYNGGFVADAGRPENGEPKVLIHHNIPEKWRFVYVTPDLKKGLDYNQEEKILKNPWEPSEGVKRLMSYGLLRLASGIAREDIEDALEGLRMIQEGTGLYFSKTQGGSYREDLSKIVSELWRSRMIVAQSSWGPTLYTISREDEAEGDADLIKSVLHELRINGKVYITQPRNIGFTIY, encoded by the coding sequence ATGCCAGAAAAAGTCTTCGTAGAAACTGGTAGTAGATTGCATGCGGGATTTTATTATGCAGGTAATGAATGGAATGTTAAGTGGGGATCGGCAGGCTTTTATATTAAAGATCCTTCGTTTATTGCTGAATTTTCTTATGGACAAAATGAATTCATAGGACCTGATTTTATTAAGAAAAAAGTGGAAAGGATATCTGAACTTTTAAAAATTAATAATTATAGAGTTAAAGTATTGTCTTATATTCCAGAGCATATAGGTTTGGGAAGCGGTACCCAGATAGAGTTGGCAATTATAAATGCATTCAAAAAATTATTTAATTTAAATGTAAATATAAATGAAATTATAAATGAAATGAATATAGCTAAGTACAGTGGTACCGGTTATTTGCTTTTTTATAATGGTGGATTCGTTGCTGATGCTGGAAGACCAGAAAATGGCGAACCTAAAGTCTTGATTCATCATAATATTCCAGAAAAATGGAGATTCGTTTATGTTACTCCAGATTTAAAGAAGGGATTAGATTATAACCAAGAGGAAAAAATATTGAAAAATCCATGGGAACCTTCAGAGGGGGTAAAAAGACTAATGTCCTATGGTCTTTTAAGACTAGCTTCTGGTATTGCTAGAGAAGATATAGAAGATGCATTAGAAGGTTTGAGAATGATACAAGAAGGGACAGGACTTTATTTCTCCAAGACACAAGGTGGATCGTATAGAGAAGATTTATCAAAAATAGTTTCAGAATTATGGAGGTCTAGGATGATTGTTGCCCAATCAAGCTGGGGACCTACATTATATACAATTTCACGCGAAGATGAGGCAGAAGGAGACGCTGATCTTATAAAATCTGTTTTGCATGAACTAAGAATTAATGGAAAAGTATACATAACACAACCAAGAAATATTGGATTTACAATATATTAA
- a CDS encoding ribbon-helix-helix domain-containing protein codes for MKLITVKMPDLYVKGIDELVKAERYSSRSEVIRIAIRELLKRELWGEMPNEENNLLFNFNQSGIESLNED; via the coding sequence ATGAAATTAATAACTGTTAAGATGCCGGATCTCTATGTAAAAGGAATTGATGAATTAGTTAAGGCTGAAAGATATTCAAGCAGAAGCGAGGTTATAAGAATTGCAATAAGAGAATTGCTTAAACGGGAATTATGGGGGGAGATGCCCAATGAAGAAAACAATTTGTTATTCAATTTTAATCAATCAGGCATTGAAAGTTTAAACGAAGATTAA
- a CDS encoding molybdenum cofactor biosynthesis protein has protein sequence MRYIKLKLYSILKEIFNNNEITVEFKNDKITVEDILEYLNKNIKSPQFNQLFNSLRFIANNKILEKKDIIPKEVDVIHVLPPSSGGVIDVKVLTNEHVDLNDLIKNLYIDGNVGGVAIFIGVVRKVNKNEIVQKLQYEHSEELITNKLKEIAMKYINKYNLFSVVIYHYVGERKPGDLTMIVAVSGESRKNVFPALEEMVDDVKHNAPIWKQEYRESGRYFILGEDQVRAEDLKRISFSNK, from the coding sequence ATGAGATACATAAAACTTAAACTTTATTCCATACTTAAAGAAATATTCAACAATAATGAGATAACTGTTGAATTCAAAAATGACAAGATCACTGTAGAAGATATATTAGAATATTTAAATAAAAACATCAAATCACCTCAATTTAATCAATTGTTCAACTCTCTTCGATTTATAGCAAATAATAAGATATTAGAGAAAAAAGATATAATTCCAAAAGAAGTTGATGTAATTCATGTCCTTCCCCCATCTTCTGGAGGTGTTATAGACGTAAAAGTTTTAACAAATGAGCATGTAGATCTTAATGATTTAATAAAAAATTTATATATTGATGGAAATGTTGGTGGGGTAGCAATATTTATTGGTGTTGTAAGAAAAGTTAATAAAAATGAAATCGTGCAAAAATTGCAATATGAACATTCAGAAGAATTGATAACTAACAAGCTAAAAGAAATAGCTATGAAATATATCAATAAATATAATTTATTTTCAGTAGTGATTTATCATTACGTTGGTGAAAGAAAACCCGGAGATTTGACAATGATAGTTGCAGTTTCTGGAGAATCTAGAAAAAATGTTTTCCCAGCATTAGAAGAAATGGTTGATGATGTAAAACATAATGCTCCTATTTGGAAGCAAGAATATAGAGAAAGTGGAAGGTATTTTATTCTTGGTGAAGACCAAGTTAGAGCAGAAGACTTAAAAAGAATTAGTTTTAGCAATAAATAA
- a CDS encoding 50S ribosomal protein L14e, protein MPAIEIGRVCIKTTGKELGRKCVIVDIIDQNFVLITGPKSLSGVKRRRTNIKHLMPTDKIINIKKGDSDEEVLNQLKNSNLTDFMKTKEKIVLA, encoded by the coding sequence ATGCCTGCAATTGAGATAGGAAGAGTTTGTATAAAAACAACAGGAAAAGAATTAGGTAGGAAATGCGTTATAGTAGATATAATAGATCAGAATTTTGTTTTGATTACAGGACCTAAATCATTAAGTGGAGTGAAAAGGAGAAGAACAAATATTAAACATTTAATGCCAACTGATAAAATCATCAATATTAAAAAAGGGGATAGCGATGAAGAAGTATTAAATCAATTAAAAAATTCAAACCTAACAGATTTTATGAAAACTAAAGAAAAAATTGTATTAGCTTAA
- a CDS encoding RNA-guided pseudouridylation complex pseudouridine synthase subunit Cbf5 codes for MTKIIGYITHSNKTYVCVMQLHKDVDQNELKRVINDFIGTIYQKPPIRSHVKRTLRTRKIFNITINEIVDRKVLLTIESEAGTYMRKLCWDIGLILGIGAHMRELRRIKTGPFNEDYYLVTMQDLTEAVYRFKTEEKDDLLRKVIIPGEYSVCELPKVLVRDTAVESVINGSPLAIPGISYYNEGINRGDLVSLLTLKGELVGLAKALMNSNEIKQNEKGLAFQPIRIVMERGLYPKAWKSSGKFKKSGDGNAGGGI; via the coding sequence ATGACAAAAATAATTGGCTATATAACACATTCGAACAAGACCTACGTTTGTGTGATGCAACTTCATAAAGATGTTGATCAAAATGAATTAAAAAGAGTAATAAATGATTTTATTGGTACTATTTATCAAAAGCCTCCAATCAGAAGCCATGTTAAGAGAACTCTTAGAACAAGAAAAATATTTAATATTACCATAAATGAAATAGTAGATAGAAAAGTTCTTCTAACAATAGAATCTGAAGCAGGTACTTATATGAGAAAATTATGTTGGGATATAGGCCTTATTTTAGGAATAGGAGCTCATATGAGAGAATTAAGAAGAATAAAAACAGGACCTTTTAATGAAGACTATTATTTAGTAACCATGCAAGATTTAACAGAAGCTGTTTATAGATTTAAAACTGAAGAAAAAGATGATCTATTAAGAAAAGTCATTATACCAGGAGAATATAGTGTTTGTGAATTACCTAAAGTATTGGTTAGAGATACAGCAGTAGAAAGCGTAATAAATGGCTCACCATTGGCTATACCTGGGATCTCTTATTATAATGAAGGTATTAACAGAGGAGATTTAGTAAGTCTTTTAACATTAAAGGGAGAGCTTGTAGGATTAGCAAAAGCATTGATGAACTCTAATGAAATCAAACAAAATGAAAAGGGTCTAGCTTTCCAACCAATTAGAATAGTTATGGAAAGAGGTCTTTATCCAAAAGCATGGAAGAGCTCTGGAAAATTTAAAAAGAGTGGGGACGGGAACGCCGGGGGTGGGATTTGA
- a CDS encoding enoyl-CoA hydratase/isomerase family protein, with protein MAASHEIVMSEKRKLCYWIYLNRPEKLNALDTKTWNKLIEELNKGCKSDSVAIVLTGKGRAFSTGDDINEMLKLNTKEEAIKFFNGIKQTLNIMISCEKPIISLVNGLAVGGGAEILLASDIVIASDNSWFSFPEISLGLIPPILISVGGGALGFRRSKYLALTGTRFSAQEAKNMGLVDEIVPQVDLEKEAFAIADTLSNYSQEAINSIKRITYEIYWKDLEKSIDALTDLVITKDAKYKMESFESHKLKPVKNHNLVVNKNNP; from the coding sequence TTGGCAGCGTCTCATGAAATTGTGATGTCAGAAAAGAGAAAGTTATGTTATTGGATTTATCTGAATAGACCTGAAAAATTAAATGCATTAGATACAAAAACATGGAACAAACTAATAGAAGAATTGAATAAAGGTTGCAAATCAGATAGCGTTGCAATAGTTTTAACAGGTAAAGGGAGAGCATTTAGTACAGGTGATGATATAAACGAAATGCTAAAGCTTAATACTAAAGAAGAAGCAATTAAATTTTTTAATGGCATAAAGCAAACATTAAATATAATGATTTCTTGCGAAAAACCAATAATTTCTCTTGTAAATGGATTAGCAGTAGGTGGGGGTGCAGAGATATTATTAGCATCAGATATTGTAATAGCTTCGGACAATTCTTGGTTTAGCTTTCCAGAAATAAGTCTTGGATTAATACCACCTATACTGATTAGCGTTGGAGGAGGAGCTTTGGGATTTAGGAGATCAAAATATCTGGCTTTAACTGGTACAAGGTTCTCAGCTCAAGAGGCAAAGAATATGGGATTGGTAGATGAGATTGTCCCACAAGTAGACCTAGAAAAAGAGGCCTTTGCTATAGCAGATACTCTCTCGAATTATTCACAAGAAGCCATAAACTCTATAAAGAGGATAACATATGAGATTTATTGGAAAGATTTAGAAAAATCAATAGATGCATTAACAGATTTAGTTATTACAAAGGATGCTAAATATAAAATGGAAAGCTTTGAATCGCATAAATTGAAACCGGTAAAAAATCATAATTTGGTTGTTAATAAAAATAATCCCTAG
- a CDS encoding TATA-box-binding protein: MDEKEEFGKPTVKIENIVATVILDTPLDLNLIETRIPDVDYNPDQFPGLVYRLQSPKITALIFKSGKMVVTGAKSVKQLVWAVKTILKKLMIKGVPMQGKPQIQIQNIVASANLNVDVDLEKAAFTLPKSMYEPEQFPGLIYRMEKPRVVLLIFSSGKMVITGAKRESEVQDAVNGIYNILKGNKSIKEDNI; encoded by the coding sequence ATGGATGAAAAAGAGGAATTTGGAAAACCAACAGTTAAAATTGAAAACATCGTTGCAACTGTGATATTGGATACACCTTTAGATTTAAACTTAATTGAAACTAGAATACCTGATGTAGATTATAATCCTGATCAGTTCCCAGGTCTAGTTTATAGGTTACAAAGTCCTAAAATAACAGCATTAATATTTAAATCGGGAAAAATGGTGGTAACTGGAGCAAAAAGCGTTAAGCAGCTTGTATGGGCAGTTAAAACAATTCTTAAAAAACTAATGATAAAAGGGGTACCAATGCAAGGAAAACCACAAATACAAATACAAAACATTGTTGCATCGGCAAACTTAAATGTAGATGTTGATTTAGAAAAAGCGGCTTTTACACTTCCAAAAAGTATGTATGAGCCTGAACAATTCCCAGGTTTAATATATAGGATGGAAAAACCGAGAGTCGTGCTGTTAATATTTAGCAGTGGAAAAATGGTAATAACTGGGGCTAAGAGAGAAAGTGAAGTTCAAGACGCCGTTAATGGTATTTATAATATCTTAAAAGGAAATAAGAGCATAAAAGAAGACAATATTTAA
- the pcn gene encoding proliferating cell nuclear antigen (pcna), translated as MKIKFKEPRTWRYIIGSIEKIIDEGVFTINEEGLHFRALDTSRIVMIDFIYPKSSFEEFDVDKEENIGVSFSTLSDILKRAEKDDELEMISDENSITLKYIGKGERLFKIPQISLSQDKLPEPKITFTVKAKLTNNTFIDIINDIEAIGESITIRADDNENKLIITGKGDIESAEIELSLEKQNLIELSIDSPDSSTYSIEYLSDMLMAAKEADLITLMYSQDAPAKIDMEYQNGGRITFYISPRID; from the coding sequence GTGAAAATAAAATTTAAAGAGCCTAGAACTTGGAGATACATCATAGGATCTATTGAAAAAATTATTGATGAAGGTGTTTTTACAATAAATGAAGAAGGACTTCACTTTAGGGCATTAGATACAAGTAGAATTGTAATGATTGACTTTATCTATCCTAAATCGTCATTTGAAGAATTTGATGTTGATAAGGAAGAAAACATAGGAGTTTCATTTTCAACATTATCAGATATTTTAAAGAGAGCTGAAAAAGATGATGAGCTTGAGATGATCAGTGATGAAAATAGTATAACATTAAAATATATTGGGAAGGGAGAAAGATTATTTAAAATACCTCAAATAAGTTTAAGTCAAGATAAGTTGCCTGAACCAAAAATAACGTTTACTGTTAAAGCAAAATTGACAAATAACACATTTATTGATATAATAAATGATATTGAGGCTATAGGCGAATCTATTACAATAAGGGCAGATGATAATGAAAATAAATTAATAATAACAGGGAAGGGAGATATAGAAAGCGCAGAAATAGAGCTTTCTTTAGAAAAACAAAATTTAATCGAGCTTAGCATAGATTCTCCAGATTCATCTACTTATAGTATTGAATATTTGTCTGATATGCTTATGGCTGCAAAGGAAGCTGACTTAATAACATTAATGTATTCTCAAGATGCTCCAGCGAAAATTGATATGGAATATCAAAATGGAGGAAGAATTACTTTTTATATTTCACCAAGAATTGATTAA
- the priS gene encoding DNA primase small subunit PriS — protein MVQEEREIKIKEWKGEQTIKYLYKEYYSLIPPLILPKDIERREFAIQPFDKQSYIRHLSFDNQQKFYDFLIKSTPKHVYYSIGIYDLPEANSMEEKGWKGSDLLFDIDLDHDKSCQTQDDITDDLCIEKGLKYAETIASMINNYFGGYHQIYFTGNRGYHVRGICENCRLLGREERAEIAKFVMAQDLDLEIIFPKSSKGKKSAPPSPKDPGWRGLIASYGIKEVDAVEIKNAIENIRVEIDSMVTQDPSRLTRIPGTLNGKSSLLVVPICGEFKLGKWLSPFYGEIEVKALKDLQKLKILGINIEFRKNEELSIPSQHAIYLATKGYLNILGGNLVVRKNTGWWPIQGCNWNS, from the coding sequence ATGGTTCAAGAAGAAAGAGAAATTAAAATAAAGGAGTGGAAAGGAGAGCAAACAATAAAATATCTTTATAAAGAATATTATTCACTCATACCCCCTCTAATTTTACCGAAGGATATAGAAAGAAGAGAATTCGCTATCCAACCATTTGATAAGCAATCATACATTAGACATTTATCATTTGATAATCAACAAAAATTTTACGATTTTTTAATTAAAAGTACACCAAAACATGTTTATTATTCAATAGGCATCTATGATTTACCAGAAGCTAATTCTATGGAAGAAAAAGGCTGGAAAGGGTCAGATCTTTTGTTTGATATAGATCTTGATCATGATAAGAGCTGTCAAACTCAAGATGATATTACTGACGATTTATGTATAGAAAAGGGGTTAAAATATGCTGAGACTATTGCATCTATGATAAATAATTATTTTGGAGGATATCATCAAATTTACTTTACTGGTAATAGAGGATATCATGTAAGAGGTATTTGTGAGAATTGCAGACTATTAGGAAGAGAAGAAAGAGCTGAAATTGCGAAATTTGTAATGGCCCAAGATTTAGACTTAGAAATAATTTTTCCTAAATCATCAAAAGGGAAAAAATCTGCTCCTCCTTCGCCAAAAGATCCTGGTTGGAGAGGGTTAATCGCAAGTTATGGAATTAAAGAGGTAGATGCTGTCGAAATAAAAAACGCCATAGAAAATATAAGAGTAGAAATAGACTCTATGGTAACACAAGATCCAAGTAGATTAACTAGAATACCTGGAACATTAAATGGCAAATCATCATTGCTTGTTGTTCCTATTTGCGGAGAATTTAAATTAGGTAAATGGCTTTCGCCATTTTATGGAGAAATAGAGGTAAAGGCCTTAAAGGATCTGCAAAAACTCAAAATCCTAGGAATTAATATCGAGTTTAGAAAAAATGAAGAACTTAGCATTCCTTCACAGCATGCTATTTATTTAGCTACTAAAGGCTACTTAAATATATTGGGAGGGAATCTAGTTGTCAGAAAAAATACCGGCTGGTGGCCCATACAAGGCTGCAATTGGAATTCATGA
- a CDS encoding 50S ribosomal protein L44e: protein MKFPKKIRTYCPKCNEHTEHSVALYKSGKRRTLSEGQRRYLRKNKGYGSKRKPEQKRFAKTTKKITLLITCSKCGYKRTILGIRLKKIELVEPTR, encoded by the coding sequence ATGAAGTTTCCAAAGAAGATAAGAACCTATTGCCCTAAATGTAATGAACATACAGAGCATAGTGTAGCGCTTTATAAATCAGGAAAGAGGAGAACATTGTCTGAAGGCCAAAGAAGGTATTTAAGGAAAAACAAAGGTTATGGTAGTAAAAGAAAGCCTGAACAGAAGAGATTTGCTAAGACAACTAAGAAGATCACATTACTTATAACATGTAGTAAATGTGGCTATAAGAGAACAATACTAGGCATAAGACTTAAGAAGATTGAGCTTGTAGAACCCACAAGGTGA
- a CDS encoding 30S ribosomal protein S27e yields MKSSLLRNRLLVPQPRSRFLIVECPNCGHKQIVYSHSSFSARCLSCGALLVKPTGGKAQILGKVEKILS; encoded by the coding sequence ATGAAATCAAGCTTATTAAGGAATAGATTATTAGTACCACAACCAAGAAGTAGGTTCCTTATCGTAGAATGCCCAAATTGTGGACATAAGCAAATTGTTTATAGTCACTCTTCATTTTCAGCAAGATGCTTATCTTGTGGAGCACTATTAGTAAAGCCTACAGGTGGAAAGGCACAAATCCTTGGAAAAGTAGAAAAAATTCTAAGCTAA
- a CDS encoding thioredoxin family protein: MVNENAENLGKELSRLLMSKAEALENSLKEIVVEVKSDNFNEIINKNKLVFLFFTAEWCGPCISFLQTFREVASQHIVPNVFYGKVDVDSSYAIADKYKVKHIPSILIIVNGEVVDSIVGQTNKEKLENRISSYIKSL, from the coding sequence TTGGTCAATGAAAATGCAGAAAATTTAGGAAAAGAACTTTCAAGGTTATTGATGTCAAAAGCTGAAGCACTAGAAAATTCTTTGAAAGAAATAGTTGTTGAAGTTAAATCAGATAATTTTAACGAAATAATAAATAAAAATAAACTAGTTTTCTTATTCTTTACAGCAGAATGGTGCGGTCCATGCATATCATTTTTACAAACATTTAGGGAAGTAGCTTCTCAACATATAGTTCCAAACGTTTTTTATGGAAAAGTTGACGTTGACTCCAGCTATGCTATTGCCGATAAGTATAAGGTAAAGCATATACCATCAATTTTAATTATAGTAAATGGTGAAGTTGTTGATTCTATAGTAGGTCAAACAAACAAAGAAAAACTTGAAAATAGGATATCCTCTTACATAAAATCTTTATAA
- a CDS encoding 50S ribosomal protein L15e yields MSKSMYHYIASAWKKPYENEHVALMRERLIKWRSEPTIVRVEKPTRLNRAREIGYKAKQGVIVVRVKVRKGGMRKQRPISGRRPKRMGVNAITLRKSLRLIAEERAQNRYPDLVVLGSYYVGEDGTHKWYEVILIDPSNPSIRNDKDYSWILNSPSRSGRPNRGLTHAGKKMRGLTKNRGLTNTHNHKWSKKEKERKLKKGHEASKYIRYFNTREK; encoded by the coding sequence ATGTCTAAATCTATGTATCATTACATCGCAAGCGCATGGAAAAAACCATACGAAAACGAGCATGTAGCATTAATGAGAGAGCGATTGATTAAATGGAGAAGTGAACCCACGATAGTCAGAGTAGAGAAACCAACTAGATTAAACAGGGCTAGAGAGATAGGTTATAAGGCAAAACAAGGAGTCATAGTTGTTAGAGTTAAAGTGAGAAAGGGAGGGATGAGAAAACAGAGACCAATATCTGGAAGAAGACCTAAAAGAATGGGTGTTAATGCAATTACATTAAGAAAAAGCCTTAGACTTATAGCTGAAGAAAGGGCACAAAATAGATATCCAGATTTAGTAGTGTTAGGTAGCTATTATGTAGGAGAAGATGGTACCCATAAATGGTATGAAGTTATTTTAATTGATCCTAGTAATCCTTCAATTAGAAATGATAAGGATTATTCATGGATACTTAATTCCCCAAGCAGATCGGGCAGACCAAACCGTGGCTTAACTCATGCCGGAAAGAAAATGAGAGGATTAACAAAGAATAGAGGTTTAACAAATACGCACAACCATAAATGGAGTAAGAAAGAGAAAGAAAGAAAGCTTAAAAAAGGCCATGAAGCAAGTAAATATATTAGATATTTCAATACTAGAGAAAAATAA
- a CDS encoding RNA-binding domain-containing protein, giving the protein MIKSLEIRVFVHATEDKEKIVSSLKNIIKEDFNIIEEQYEGYYGNSILVISSIIEGSKAEEILNNLLDSLSRPDKDELIKTFYDRIEEKNNTFHLRLNKQKAYSGQLTLSDSDDVIKLIFKLENKFEIEKLKNLIIEKYNKVG; this is encoded by the coding sequence TTGATTAAATCCTTAGAAATAAGAGTTTTTGTACATGCAACTGAAGATAAGGAGAAGATAGTTTCTTCCTTAAAAAATATTATAAAAGAAGATTTTAATATAATAGAAGAGCAATATGAGGGATATTATGGAAACTCTATATTAGTTATATCTAGTATTATTGAGGGATCAAAAGCGGAAGAGATATTAAATAATTTGCTTGACAGCCTTTCAAGACCAGATAAGGATGAGTTAATAAAAACTTTTTATGATAGAATTGAAGAAAAAAATAATACATTCCATTTAAGGCTAAATAAGCAAAAGGCCTATTCAGGGCAATTAACATTAAGCGACTCAGACGATGTTATAAAATTAATATTTAAATTAGAAAACAAGTTTGAAATTGAGAAGCTAAAAAACTTAATAATAGAAAAATATAATAAAGTGGGATAA
- a CDS encoding RNase P/RNase MRP subunit p30, translating into MKYVDLSINPRNYEEWIKIIPMLKKFNFEIIGMDSNFINDDVLKAAKENSIKVIKRKYFKISNKDELNNILKSSNNSFLVVEPENNYLLNIISQTKTINAIRINLEKNIKINKTIKNLFNINKNGVIEISLKQLLNNDIFLWREMNNLLKNIIKFGLRFYVVSDASNIFELWHPFHVKSLFEILGVDNTYATLSMTTYPYYAISPILNK; encoded by the coding sequence ATGAAATATGTAGATCTTTCAATAAACCCTAGAAATTATGAAGAATGGATTAAGATAATACCAATGCTTAAGAAGTTTAATTTTGAGATAATTGGAATGGATTCTAACTTTATCAATGATGATGTTTTAAAAGCTGCAAAAGAAAATTCTATAAAAGTAATAAAAAGAAAGTATTTTAAAATAAGCAATAAGGATGAATTGAACAATATATTAAAAAGTTCAAATAATTCTTTTTTAGTTGTAGAACCTGAAAATAATTATCTCCTTAATATTATAAGCCAAACAAAAACTATAAATGCAATAAGGATTAATCTTGAAAAAAATATAAAAATAAATAAAACTATAAAAAATTTGTTTAATATAAATAAAAACGGAGTAATAGAAATTAGTTTAAAACAACTATTAAATAATGATATATTTTTGTGGAGAGAAATGAATAATTTACTTAAAAATATAATAAAATTTGGATTAAGATTTTATGTAGTAAGTGATGCAAGTAATATATTTGAATTATGGCATCCTTTTCATGTTAAGAGTTTATTTGAAATCCTTGGCGTTGATAATACTTATGCAACATTATCCATGACAACTTATCCTTATTATGCGATCTCTCCTATTCTGAATAAGTAG
- the thyX gene encoding FAD-dependent thymidylate synthase, giving the protein MEEKLNLNIKVTLVEYTKASPKIIASASKMSTSRKKVEDLLEINKEEIDTWIKETFKRNHFSPWEHSSYTFMIEGCSRVCSHQLVRHRIASFTQQSMRYTEASLREMALYMASKLKMDCPNKPKKGDRDAYKCYSKALKDSINALEPDELIKVANVAYVFPPLMKKDRALIYANSLIDATANYYQLLSTGLSKEDARFIIPMSVRTKITVTMNARELIQTFFPLRMCTRAQWEIRKVAWLLWVELMKIHPELFKYAGPSCVHLENINRDEPDTLQNFIDGKSLFTINRCPELVKNSGIRPCLLNAYNTLNL; this is encoded by the coding sequence GTGGAAGAAAAACTAAACCTTAATATAAAAGTAACCTTAGTCGAATATACAAAAGCATCTCCAAAAATTATAGCCTCAGCATCTAAAATGAGTACATCAAGAAAAAAGGTTGAGGATCTTTTAGAGATAAATAAAGAAGAAATAGATACATGGATTAAAGAAACATTTAAAAGAAATCATTTTAGTCCTTGGGAGCATAGCTCATATACTTTCATGATCGAAGGATGTTCCAGGGTATGCTCCCATCAATTGGTAAGACATAGGATAGCTAGTTTCACGCAACAAAGTATGAGATATACTGAAGCATCATTGAGGGAAATGGCTCTATACATGGCTTCTAAACTAAAAATGGATTGCCCTAATAAACCTAAAAAAGGCGATAGAGATGCATACAAATGCTATAGTAAGGCCCTAAAAGATTCTATTAATGCATTAGAACCAGATGAATTAATAAAGGTAGCAAATGTAGCTTATGTGTTCCCCCCATTGATGAAAAAGGATAGGGCTTTAATATATGCTAATTCATTAATTGATGCAACTGCTAATTATTATCAACTTCTATCAACGGGTCTATCAAAAGAGGATGCTAGATTTATAATACCAATGTCTGTCAGAACTAAAATTACTGTTACAATGAATGCAAGGGAGCTTATTCAAACCTTTTTCCCTTTAAGAATGTGCACAAGAGCTCAATGGGAAATTAGAAAAGTTGCTTGGCTATTATGGGTTGAATTAATGAAAATACACCCAGAATTATTTAAATATGCTGGCCCAAGTTGTGTGCATTTAGAAAACATAAATAGGGATGAGCCAGATACTTTACAGAATTTTATTGATGGCAAAAGCCTTTTCACTATAAATAGGTGTCCAGAATTAGTAAAAAATAGCGGAATAAGACCATGTTTATTAAATGCTTATAACACGTTAAATTTATAA
- the priX gene encoding DNA primase noncatalytic subunit PriX: MVFEDVINNCQRSEIDCQKSIKELLKKYCPNPSDCSISIYRENLVQKFNWIEKIIKNGVPDGRTRLILYVISRYLINVKKLNDEEALNQINEFINNSCKNYNNCSQIYKSWIINVIGKVKNGKWKPWNMDKIRNSDPELYKVLEPIIGKNN, encoded by the coding sequence ATGGTATTTGAAGATGTAATTAATAATTGTCAAAGATCAGAAATTGATTGCCAAAAATCTATTAAGGAGTTATTAAAAAAATACTGTCCAAACCCATCAGATTGTTCTATATCGATTTATAGAGAAAACTTAGTTCAAAAATTTAATTGGATCGAAAAAATAATAAAGAATGGTGTTCCAGATGGCAGAACAAGGCTAATTCTTTACGTGATTTCTAGGTATCTTATAAATGTAAAAAAATTGAACGATGAAGAAGCTCTTAATCAAATCAATGAATTTATTAATAATAGCTGTAAGAACTATAATAATTGTTCTCAGATATACAAATCCTGGATTATTAATGTTATAGGTAAAGTAAAAAATGGAAAGTGGAAGCCTTGGAATATGGATAAAATAAGGAATTCAGATCCAGAGCTCTATAAAGTTTTGGAACCTATTATTGGTAAAAATAATTAA